One segment of Drosophila willistoni isolate 14030-0811.24 unplaced genomic scaffold, UCI_dwil_1.1 Seg269, whole genome shotgun sequence DNA contains the following:
- the LOC111519718 gene encoding ctenidin-3-like, translated as MKLFICVLGLCATLATVNAGLLGLLKGGGGGGGGGYGGGYGSGGGYGGGYGGSGGGVQVIKVINTYEAMEVVATPVAMEAATLVATEAVTLVATEVATLAAIQAATEVATMAMAVTPIGGSYGGGSYGGGGYGGGGYGGGGWSSGGGGGWSNGGGGGWSSGWKK; from the exons ATGAAA ttgtttatatgtgtCTTGGGGCTGTGCGCCACTCTGGCGACAGTGAACGCAGGACTTCTGGGCCTGTTGAAGGGAGGcggaggcggcggcggcggtggttaTGGTGGTGGATATGGCTCTGGCGGCGGATATGGTGGTGGTTACGGCGGCAGtggtggtggcgttcag GTAATCAAAGTCATCAACACCTATGAGGCCATGGAGGTGGTGGCTACTCCGGTGGCTATGGAGGCGGCTACTCTGGTGGCTACGGAGGCGGTTACTCTGGTGGCTACGGAGGTGGCCACTCTGGCGGCTATTCAGGCGGCTACGGAGGTGGCGACTATGGCCATGGCGGTCACTCCCAT TGGCGGAAGCTACGGAGGCGGTAGCTACGGAGGCGGTGGCTATGGAGGTGGTGGCTACGGAGGCGGCGGTTGGTCCAGCGGAGGAGGCGGTGGCTGGTCCaacggcggcggcggcggctggTCTAGTGGCTGGAAGAAATAA